One segment of Curtobacterium poinsettiae DNA contains the following:
- a CDS encoding GNAT family N-acetyltransferase: MRTSPWPAHSGALLLRDPQPEDADQLVTLRNNPVVNRFMLRTHVDPDAYAREWASIPDSDTDFSCIAELDGQLAGLGFLDVVDGLGQPGMPEGTQGVIGYMLQPDLAGRGLGTDLAHGLLTAAFDVLRLRRVTASCNADNVASARVLEKNGMRREQHGIEDSWHADLGWVDGYQYAMLDREWAAARTVR; the protein is encoded by the coding sequence GTGCGCACTTCTCCGTGGCCCGCTCATAGCGGGGCTCTCCTCCTCCGCGACCCTCAACCCGAGGACGCGGACCAGCTCGTCACGCTGCGGAACAACCCGGTCGTCAACCGGTTCATGCTCCGCACCCACGTCGATCCGGACGCCTACGCCCGAGAGTGGGCGAGCATCCCCGACAGCGACACCGACTTTTCGTGCATCGCGGAGCTGGACGGCCAGCTCGCCGGCCTGGGGTTCCTCGACGTTGTCGACGGCCTCGGACAACCAGGGATGCCCGAAGGCACGCAAGGGGTCATCGGCTACATGCTGCAACCCGACCTCGCCGGACGGGGACTGGGAACAGACCTGGCGCACGGTCTCCTGACCGCAGCGTTCGACGTACTCCGGCTTCGACGCGTCACCGCGAGCTGCAACGCCGACAACGTCGCCTCAGCCCGCGTCCTCGAGAAGAACGGCATGCGACGCGAGCAGCACGGCATCGAGGACTCCTGGCACGCCGACCTGGGCTGGGTCGACGGGTACCAGTACGCCATGCTCGATCGCGAGTGGGCCGCCGCTCGGACCGTCCGATAG